A genomic segment from Sphingomonas astaxanthinifaciens DSM 22298 encodes:
- a CDS encoding excalibur calcium-binding domain-containing protein translates to MRNLVIPALVFLPTLAGIAHAAQDSRPWDEPSRAEQARSLSQREKSVTYSGCNEVRRLGRAPLRRGEPGYRPWMDGDNDGLACEPVRR, encoded by the coding sequence ATGCGCAACCTCGTCATTCCCGCGCTCGTCTTCCTGCCGACGCTCGCCGGCATCGCCCATGCCGCGCAGGACAGCCGGCCGTGGGACGAGCCGTCCCGCGCCGAGCAGGCCCGTTCGCTCTCCCAGCGCGAGAAGAGCGTCACCTATTCGGGCTGCAACGAGGTCCGCCGCCTCGGCCGCGCGCCCTTGCGCCGCGGGGAGCCCGGCTATCGTCCGTGGATGGACGGCGACAACGACGGCCTCGCCTGCGAGCCGGTCCGCCGCTGA
- a CDS encoding class I SAM-dependent methyltransferase, whose amino-acid sequence MAACNDYYYATRDPLGSAGDFTTAPEISQMFGEVVGAALTDVWRRAGSPAHAAYVELGPGRGTLAADALRVMRSAGLDPDIFLVETSPTLREVQAAALNGTITHVDMIDALPGDRPLLVVANEFLDALPIRQHVDGAERHVTLTPAGLAFDRDGTILETSPARDEAVEALSEGLVAVGGVALVIDYGHARTAPGDTLQAVREHRFAPVLADPGEADLTSHVDFERVADIAREAGAFVAGPVEQGPWLERLGIQARARVLANASPERAGDIEAARARLCRPDAMGSLFKVLAIHSPEWPSPAGL is encoded by the coding sequence ATGGCCGCCTGCAACGATTATTATTACGCGACCCGCGATCCGCTCGGCAGCGCGGGCGACTTCACCACCGCGCCCGAAATCAGCCAGATGTTCGGCGAGGTGGTCGGCGCGGCGCTGACCGACGTCTGGCGCCGCGCCGGAAGCCCGGCCCACGCCGCTTATGTCGAGCTCGGTCCGGGCCGCGGAACGCTCGCCGCCGATGCGCTTCGGGTGATGCGCTCGGCCGGGCTCGACCCCGACATCTTCCTGGTCGAGACCAGTCCGACCCTGCGCGAGGTCCAGGCCGCCGCGCTCAATGGCACCATTACCCATGTCGATATGATCGACGCCTTGCCGGGCGATCGGCCGCTGCTGGTGGTGGCGAACGAGTTCCTCGACGCGCTGCCGATCCGCCAGCATGTCGATGGCGCCGAGCGGCACGTCACGCTGACCCCGGCGGGCCTCGCCTTCGACCGCGACGGCACGATTCTCGAGACCTCACCCGCCCGCGACGAGGCGGTCGAGGCCTTGAGCGAAGGGCTGGTCGCGGTCGGCGGGGTCGCCCTCGTCATCGACTATGGCCATGCTAGGACCGCGCCGGGCGACACGCTGCAGGCGGTCCGCGAACATCGCTTCGCGCCGGTGCTCGCCGATCCCGGCGAAGCCGATCTCACCAGCCATGTCGACTTCGAGCGGGTGGCCGACATCGCGCGCGAGGCCGGGGCCTTCGTCGCCGGCCCGGTCGAGCAAGGCCCCTGGCTCGAGCGGCTCGGGATCCAGGCCCGCGCCCGGGTGCTCGCCAATGCCTCGCCCGAGCGCGCCGGCGACATCGAGGCCGCCCGCGCGCGGCTGTGCCGGCCCGACGCCATGGGCAGCCTGTTCAAGGTGCTTGCCATCCACTCGCCCGAATGGCCAAGCCCGGCGGGCCTATGA
- a CDS encoding class I adenylate-forming enzyme family protein, with translation MPSELDQRYDAVLAAVTGPGGRIVVGTDAKGCKVVTNLPATLPAFFRTFCALNAAVEAVIAGEERLTFADLDRWSERLAKALVSRHGVRKGDRVGIAMRNCPTWIVAHMAILKAGGISTLLNGWWQASEAQHALELTAPRLIIADEPRARRIEAGCGEIGLLSVAIERPIGEALAPLLGEEDEGVTLPEIGPDDDATILFTSGSTGDAKGALSTHRAVTMGVYTYATSLMTLLGVLESLGDGPKNPPKTLLNVPLFHVTGEVPVLLNSFVIGRGMVLMPKWDAGEALRLIAQEKITYFVGVPTMSLELMNHPDRDRYDLSTLTDIAAGGAPRPVAHVERLKESFETAQPALGYGLTETNAVGCGNYWGNYLAKPASTGRALPYTEVAILDDGGQQLPRGERGEVGIRAAANIKGYWRNPQATAAAFTADGFFRTGDIGYLDEDGYLFIVDRKKDIIIRGGENISSAEVEAAVYACEAVAEAAVFGAPDERLGEVPVAVVLPAEGTDLSEDELRAFLAPRLAAFKVPERFIFADENLPRLGTGKIDRVALKAQYAA, from the coding sequence ATGCCGAGTGAGCTCGACCAACGTTATGACGCCGTGCTCGCGGCCGTCACGGGGCCGGGCGGTCGCATTGTCGTCGGCACCGACGCGAAGGGGTGCAAGGTCGTCACCAACTTACCGGCGACGCTGCCGGCCTTTTTCCGCACGTTCTGCGCGCTGAATGCTGCGGTCGAAGCGGTGATCGCGGGTGAGGAGCGGCTGACCTTCGCCGACCTCGACCGCTGGTCCGAGCGGCTGGCGAAGGCGCTGGTCTCCCGGCACGGGGTCCGCAAGGGCGACCGTGTCGGCATCGCGATGCGCAATTGCCCGACCTGGATCGTCGCGCATATGGCGATCCTCAAGGCGGGCGGCATCTCGACCCTGCTCAACGGCTGGTGGCAGGCCTCGGAGGCGCAGCATGCGCTTGAGCTCACCGCGCCCCGGCTGATCATCGCCGACGAGCCGCGCGCGCGGCGGATCGAGGCTGGCTGCGGCGAGATCGGCCTCCTGTCGGTCGCGATCGAGCGCCCGATCGGCGAGGCGCTCGCCCCGCTGCTCGGCGAGGAGGACGAGGGCGTAACGCTGCCCGAGATCGGCCCGGACGACGACGCGACCATCCTGTTCACCTCGGGCTCGACCGGCGACGCCAAGGGCGCGCTGTCGACGCATCGGGCGGTGACCATGGGCGTCTATACCTACGCCACCAGCCTGATGACCCTGCTGGGCGTCCTCGAGAGCCTGGGCGACGGGCCGAAGAATCCGCCCAAGACCCTGCTCAACGTGCCGCTGTTCCACGTCACCGGCGAAGTGCCGGTGCTGCTCAACAGCTTCGTCATCGGGCGGGGCATGGTGCTGATGCCCAAATGGGACGCGGGCGAGGCGCTGCGGCTGATCGCGCAGGAGAAGATCACCTATTTCGTGGGCGTGCCGACGATGAGCCTCGAGCTCATGAACCACCCGGATCGCGACCGCTACGACCTTTCGACCCTGACCGACATCGCCGCCGGCGGGGCGCCGCGCCCGGTCGCGCATGTCGAGCGGCTGAAGGAAAGCTTCGAGACCGCCCAGCCCGCACTGGGTTACGGCCTGACCGAGACCAACGCGGTCGGCTGCGGCAATTACTGGGGCAATTACCTCGCCAAGCCGGCCTCGACCGGGCGGGCGCTGCCCTACACCGAAGTCGCGATCCTGGACGATGGCGGCCAGCAGCTGCCCCGTGGCGAACGCGGCGAAGTGGGGATCAGGGCGGCCGCCAACATCAAGGGCTATTGGCGCAATCCGCAGGCGACCGCGGCGGCCTTCACCGCCGACGGTTTCTTCCGCACCGGCGACATCGGCTACCTCGACGAGGACGGCTACCTCTTCATCGTCGACCGCAAGAAGGACATCATCATCCGCGGCGGCGAGAATATCAGCTCGGCCGAGGTCGAGGCCGCGGTCTATGCCTGCGAGGCGGTGGCCGAGGCGGCGGTGTTCGGCGCGCCCGACGAGCGGTTGGGCGAGGTGCCGGTCGCGGTGGTGCTTCCCGCCGAGGGCACTGACCTCAGCGAAGACGAGCTTCGCGCTTTCCTCGCGCCGCGGCTGGCCGCCTTCAAGGTGCCCGAGCGCTTCATCTTCGCCGACGAGAATCTGCCGCGGCTCGGGACCGGCAAGATCGACCGGGTGGCGCTCAAGGCCCAGTACGCCGCTTGA
- the lgt gene encoding prolipoprotein diacylglyceryl transferase, whose translation MSNASNTGIDFTSLGLDPVALSIPLGSFHFDLRWYSLAYLAGIFLGYWYLLRLIRQPGAPLARRHADDLVFYASLGVILGGRLGYVLFYNLEFYAQHPIAILKLWDGGMSFHGGVIGTSLGIIYLSWKEKLNWLRVHDYVACVVPIGLFTGRLANFVNGELWGAPTTVPWAVRFPEVIAGVTVLGPPRHPSQLYEAALEGLALFAILAVMFWKTRARYQPGLLVGTFLFFYGLFRFGVEFIREPDPQRMGIVEATGLHLGQWLCVPMILGGLFLMLTAKGRRQRIEPTAGVESVA comes from the coding sequence ATGAGTAATGCGAGCAATACCGGCATCGACTTCACCTCGCTCGGTCTCGATCCGGTCGCGCTCAGCATCCCGCTCGGCAGCTTCCACTTCGACCTGCGCTGGTACAGCCTCGCCTACCTCGCCGGCATCTTCCTCGGTTACTGGTACCTGCTGCGGCTGATCCGCCAGCCCGGCGCGCCCCTTGCCCGGCGCCATGCCGACGACCTCGTCTTCTACGCCTCGCTGGGCGTGATCCTCGGCGGCCGCTTGGGCTATGTCCTCTTCTACAATCTGGAATTCTACGCCCAGCACCCGATTGCGATTCTGAAGCTGTGGGACGGCGGTATGAGTTTCCACGGCGGCGTCATCGGCACCAGCCTCGGGATCATCTATCTCAGCTGGAAGGAGAAGCTGAACTGGCTGCGGGTGCACGACTATGTCGCCTGCGTGGTCCCGATCGGCCTCTTCACCGGCCGCCTCGCCAACTTCGTCAACGGCGAATTGTGGGGCGCGCCGACCACCGTCCCCTGGGCGGTGCGCTTCCCCGAAGTGATCGCGGGCGTCACCGTGCTCGGCCCGCCGCGCCATCCGAGCCAGCTCTACGAAGCCGCGCTGGAAGGTCTTGCCCTGTTCGCGATCCTCGCCGTCATGTTCTGGAAGACCCGCGCGCGCTATCAGCCGGGTCTGCTCGTCGGCACCTTCCTCTTCTTCTACGGCCTGTTCCGCTTCGGGGTGGAGTTCATCCGCGAGCCCGATCCCCAGCGAATGGGCATCGTCGAGGCCACCGGGCTCCACCTCGGCCAGTGGCTATGCGTGCCGATGATCCTCGGCGGCCTGTTCCTGATGCTGACCGCCAAGGGCCGACGCCAGCGGATCGAGCCGACCGCCGGGGTGGAGAGCGTCGCCTGA
- a CDS encoding GNAT family N-acetyltransferase codes for MIIRPATAADLPAIDHVFRTSFCATFAHLYDPADLDSFLAGLTPEAWAAEFADPAYAFEVGEVEGEVVGYAKLGPNKLPHVAGGDVIELKQFYLLKSAHGSGLAGRLMEWVMAEARQRGAGRIALSVFSENWRAQAFYKRYGFVDRGPVTFMVGNHPDEDQVWELVL; via the coding sequence ATGATCATCCGCCCCGCCACCGCCGCCGACCTTCCCGCGATCGACCACGTCTTCCGGACGAGCTTCTGCGCCACCTTCGCGCATCTCTACGATCCGGCCGATCTCGACAGCTTCCTCGCCGGCCTGACCCCCGAGGCCTGGGCCGCCGAATTTGCCGACCCGGCTTACGCCTTCGAGGTCGGTGAGGTGGAGGGTGAGGTTGTCGGCTACGCCAAGCTCGGTCCCAACAAGCTTCCCCATGTCGCGGGCGGGGACGTGATCGAACTGAAGCAATTCTACCTTCTCAAATCGGCCCACGGCAGCGGTCTCGCGGGGCGGCTGATGGAGTGGGTGATGGCTGAGGCGCGGCAGCGCGGCGCGGGCCGCATCGCGCTCTCGGTCTTTTCCGAAAACTGGCGGGCTCAGGCCTTCTACAAGCGTTACGGCTTCGTCGACCGCGGGCCGGTGACCTTCATGGTCGGCAATCATCCCGACGAGGACCAGGTGTGGGAGTTGGTGCTGTGA
- a CDS encoding DUF1993 family protein, translating into MTLTTLLIPTFRHQLTALRAWLDKGEAHAAAQGMSEAELLGVRLAVDMFPLHSQVRIAAFLVQETVHRLRGEDTPAATVDLRTHAAIRQEETGSLADLRAIIDSALASLDDLGDAALDAAADRPLAHALPMGMVFDMTGFTFARDWALPQVSFHTDMAYALLRSAGVPLGKPDYVPHMFAYLRPGTMAGA; encoded by the coding sequence ATGACCCTCACCACCCTCCTTATCCCCACCTTCCGCCACCAGCTCACCGCGCTTCGCGCCTGGCTCGACAAGGGCGAAGCCCATGCCGCCGCGCAGGGGATGAGCGAAGCCGAGCTGCTCGGCGTCCGGCTCGCGGTCGACATGTTTCCGCTGCACAGCCAGGTCCGCATCGCCGCTTTCCTGGTGCAGGAGACCGTCCACCGTCTGCGCGGGGAGGACACTCCCGCCGCGACCGTCGACCTGCGCACCCACGCCGCCATCCGGCAGGAGGAGACGGGCAGCCTCGCCGACCTCCGCGCGATCATCGATTCCGCGCTCGCCTCTCTCGATGACCTCGGTGACGCCGCGCTCGACGCCGCCGCCGACCGCCCGCTCGCCCACGCGCTGCCGATGGGCATGGTGTTCGACATGACCGGCTTCACCTTCGCCCGCGACTGGGCGCTGCCGCAGGTCTCCTTCCACACCGACATGGCTTACGCGCTCCTGCGCAGCGCCGGCGTGCCGCTCGGCAAGCCCGACTACGTCCCCCACATGTTCGCCTATCTCCGCCCCGGGACCATGGCGGGGGCCTAA
- a CDS encoding molybdopterin cofactor-binding domain-containing protein, with protein MKLDRRTLLVGSGAAGALVIAYAAWPRAERASLRPAKGELLLGPGIAIARDGRVTIAIPQVETGQGIWTGLAQVAADELGAAWESVGVTPARPGGEWGNALAKSEGWLDGLSSWREWRLGEGAARITAGSTSIRAMEAPMRRLGAGARALLVAEAAARWKVRAGECDSANGFVTHEGRSLPFAALAEGAAGRTLPGEAPLRAGRGALVGKPLPRLEAAPKADGRLRFAGDVRLPGMLHASLRRSGAGQVRIESAAPAGIRFASGEDWVAALAEDWWGAEAALAKAKVTSFGLAAGNDAAVADALDRALASDDFATLIGIGDVETAFEGARPLAATYSAAAALHHDLEPPSVTARLADGLLEIWAATQAPELARRAAAEAAGHKLDRTILYPLPVGGQGGAALDVGLIPIAVALAREAGRPVQLTLSRAEQVRGDAVRAPLKARLYARPLPDGRIGGWRMRVAGVDGTDAAMRRLVGGDPGGFRAAAFSPLPYAIPNVALEAASATLPVQAGYHRGELYGALAFFTESFVDELARIGGRDPLSQRIALLGGNPRLARCLVRATALGGWDGGGPGSQMGLCAISAYGSFIAVVASASVGTGGQVEVSRLVAVVDCGRVVNPGLVRQQVEGGMIASLHQATVAAPSFRYGRVAGPLEASAPGLRKGPETLVEILPSGAAPGGVNGLGWVAAPAAVGNALAAASGRRLRSLPLNPMS; from the coding sequence TTGAAGCTCGACCGCCGGACCCTGCTGGTGGGCAGCGGCGCGGCGGGCGCGCTGGTCATCGCCTATGCCGCCTGGCCGCGAGCCGAGCGGGCGAGCTTGCGCCCGGCCAAAGGCGAACTGCTGCTCGGGCCGGGAATCGCGATCGCCAGGGACGGCCGGGTGACCATCGCCATCCCGCAGGTCGAGACGGGCCAGGGGATCTGGACGGGGCTGGCACAGGTCGCCGCCGACGAGCTCGGCGCGGCGTGGGAAAGCGTCGGGGTCACGCCCGCGCGACCCGGCGGCGAGTGGGGGAATGCCCTCGCGAAAAGTGAGGGCTGGCTCGACGGCTTGTCGTCGTGGCGCGAATGGCGGCTGGGCGAGGGGGCGGCGCGGATCACCGCGGGCTCGACCTCGATACGGGCGATGGAAGCGCCGATGCGGCGGCTCGGCGCGGGGGCGCGGGCGCTGCTGGTCGCGGAGGCCGCCGCGCGGTGGAAGGTGCGGGCGGGCGAGTGCGACAGCGCCAATGGCTTCGTCACCCACGAAGGCCGATCGCTGCCCTTTGCGGCGCTGGCCGAAGGCGCGGCAGGACGGACGCTGCCGGGCGAAGCGCCGCTGCGGGCCGGACGTGGGGCGCTCGTCGGCAAGCCGCTGCCCCGGCTGGAGGCCGCGCCCAAGGCTGATGGGCGGCTGCGTTTTGCCGGCGATGTGCGGCTGCCGGGGATGCTTCACGCCTCGCTGCGGCGGTCGGGCGCGGGGCAGGTCAGGATCGAGAGCGCGGCCCCGGCGGGAATTCGCTTTGCAAGCGGCGAGGACTGGGTGGCAGCGCTGGCCGAGGACTGGTGGGGAGCCGAGGCGGCGCTGGCCAAGGCCAAGGTGACAAGCTTCGGGCTTGCCGCAGGCAACGATGCGGCGGTGGCCGACGCCCTCGACCGGGCGCTGGCCAGCGACGATTTCGCGACGCTGATCGGGATCGGCGATGTGGAGACGGCCTTCGAGGGCGCCCGCCCGCTGGCCGCGACCTATTCGGCGGCGGCAGCGCTGCACCACGATCTCGAACCGCCGAGCGTGACTGCGCGGCTTGCCGACGGATTGCTCGAAATCTGGGCGGCGACCCAGGCGCCCGAACTGGCGCGGCGGGCAGCGGCGGAGGCGGCGGGCCACAAGCTCGACCGGACGATCCTCTATCCGCTTCCGGTCGGCGGGCAGGGCGGCGCCGCGCTCGATGTGGGACTTATTCCGATCGCGGTCGCGCTGGCGCGTGAGGCCGGCCGGCCGGTGCAGCTGACCTTGAGCCGCGCCGAGCAGGTGCGCGGCGATGCGGTGCGCGCGCCGCTCAAGGCAAGGCTCTATGCCCGGCCGCTGCCCGACGGGCGGATCGGCGGCTGGCGGATGCGGGTGGCCGGGGTGGACGGGACCGATGCGGCGATGCGGCGGCTGGTCGGCGGCGATCCGGGCGGGTTTCGCGCCGCTGCTTTCTCGCCGCTCCCCTACGCCATTCCCAACGTCGCGCTCGAAGCGGCAAGTGCGACGCTGCCGGTGCAAGCCGGCTATCATCGCGGCGAGCTGTACGGCGCCCTTGCCTTCTTCACCGAGAGTTTCGTTGACGAGCTGGCGCGGATCGGCGGGCGCGATCCGCTCAGCCAGCGCATCGCGCTCCTCGGCGGCAATCCCCGACTGGCGCGCTGCCTCGTGCGTGCGACCGCGCTCGGCGGGTGGGACGGCGGCGGCCCGGGCAGCCAGATGGGACTTTGCGCGATTAGCGCCTATGGCAGCTTCATCGCGGTGGTCGCGAGCGCATCGGTCGGAACGGGGGGACAAGTGGAGGTGAGCCGGCTGGTGGCGGTGGTCGATTGCGGCCGGGTGGTGAATCCGGGCCTCGTGCGCCAGCAGGTCGAGGGCGGGATGATCGCATCCCTCCACCAGGCGACGGTGGCGGCGCCTTCCTTCCGTTATGGCCGGGTCGCGGGCCCCCTCGAGGCGAGCGCGCCCGGGCTTCGCAAGGGCCCCGAGACACTGGTCGAAATACTGCCTAGCGGCGCAGCCCCCGGCGGGGTCAACGGGCTCGGCTGGGTTGCCGCTCCGGCCGCGGTCGGCAATGCGCTCGCTGCGGCCAGCGGCCGACGCTTGCGCAGCCTCCCCTTGAACCCGATGTCCTGA
- the pgeF gene encoding peptidoglycan editing factor PgeF, translating into MSASAWTSAVLPVPHGFLGRRGGVSEGAMASLNCGWGSGDDLALIVENRRRAADAVLPGARIVSPYQVHGAVVLEAGDWADDARPEADALVTDRPGILLGILTADCAPVLFADREAGIVGAAHAGWRGALAGVTDATIDAMERLGAERSRIAAAIGPTIARASYEVDPAFPEPFLAADPAAERFFAEGPAGRPHFDLPAYLLDRLARAGLRRVEALGLDTYAREEDFYSFRRSTHRNEPSYGRQLSLIGLPPR; encoded by the coding sequence GTGAGCGCGTCCGCCTGGACCAGCGCCGTCCTTCCCGTCCCCCACGGCTTCCTCGGTCGCCGCGGCGGGGTCAGCGAGGGCGCGATGGCGAGCCTCAATTGCGGCTGGGGCAGCGGCGACGACCTCGCCCTGATCGTCGAGAACCGCCGCCGCGCAGCCGACGCGGTGCTCCCCGGCGCGCGGATCGTCTCGCCCTACCAGGTCCATGGGGCGGTCGTGCTCGAGGCGGGGGACTGGGCCGACGACGCGCGGCCCGAGGCCGACGCCCTCGTCACCGACCGGCCGGGCATCCTGCTCGGAATCCTCACCGCCGACTGCGCCCCGGTCCTCTTCGCCGATCGGGAAGCCGGGATCGTCGGCGCGGCCCATGCCGGGTGGCGCGGGGCGCTCGCCGGCGTGACCGACGCCACGATCGACGCGATGGAGCGCCTCGGCGCCGAGCGGAGCCGGATCGCCGCCGCGATCGGTCCGACCATCGCGCGGGCGAGCTACGAGGTCGATCCCGCCTTCCCCGAGCCCTTCCTCGCCGCCGATCCCGCGGCCGAGCGCTTCTTCGCCGAGGGACCGGCGGGCCGCCCTCATTTCGACCTTCCCGCCTATCTACTCGACCGACTGGCGAGGGCCGGGCTGCGGCGGGTGGAGGCGCTGGGGCTCGACACCTATGCGCGCGAGGAGGACTTCTATTCCTTCCGCCGATCGACGCACCGGAACGAGCCGAGCTACGGGCGGCAGCTGAGCCTGATCGGCCTGCCCCCGCGCTAA
- a CDS encoding PepSY domain-containing protein has product MRKWHRWLSVFFGILILFIATTGILSQVGSLVNESRQAAAPPPAIPAGFVCPETMNCRPKPQPGGWNVGLLHHLHSGEEFGPVGVALSILSGFALLFFAFSGLWMYIQMFRARASKQSNPSRRMFW; this is encoded by the coding sequence ATGCGTAAGTGGCACCGCTGGCTCTCGGTTTTCTTCGGGATCCTGATCCTGTTCATCGCGACCACCGGCATTCTCAGCCAGGTCGGTTCCCTCGTGAACGAGAGCCGCCAGGCCGCGGCGCCGCCGCCCGCCATTCCCGCCGGCTTCGTCTGTCCCGAGACGATGAACTGCCGGCCCAAGCCCCAGCCGGGCGGCTGGAACGTCGGCCTCCTCCACCACCTCCACTCGGGCGAGGAGTTCGGGCCGGTCGGTGTCGCGCTCTCGATTCTCAGCGGCTTCGCGCTGCTTTTCTTCGCCTTTTCAGGGCTTTGGATGTATATCCAGATGTTCCGGGCCCGCGCGTCCAAGCAGTCCAACCCCAGTCGGAGGATGTTCTGGTGA
- a CDS encoding ribonucleotide-diphosphate reductase subunit beta, with translation MPLLQANKAYKPFEYPWAFEFWKRQQQIHWMPEEVPLGEDCRDWAQKLSPHERNLLTQIFRFFTQADVEVQDCYHDKYGSVFKPTEIKMMLTAFSNMETVHIAAYSHLLDTIGMPESEYSAFLQYKEMKDKHDYLSTFGVETDADIAKTLAMFGAFTEGLQLFASFAMLMNFPRFNKMKGMGQIVSWSVRDESLHCEGIIKLFHTFVKERDCLTADVKDAIIDQCQKTVRLEDAFIDLAFEQGPVEGMTAKSIKKYVRYIADWRLGQLGFAPIYMVDEHPLPWLAPLLNGVEHANFFEQRATEYSKAATRGNWNEVWDNFDRRQKAKVANDAPEAEAEGGLFDAATVAAE, from the coding sequence ATGCCCCTTCTCCAAGCCAACAAGGCCTACAAGCCCTTCGAATATCCCTGGGCGTTCGAGTTCTGGAAGCGCCAGCAGCAGATCCACTGGATGCCCGAGGAAGTGCCGCTGGGCGAGGATTGCCGCGACTGGGCGCAGAAGCTCTCCCCGCACGAGCGCAACCTCCTCACCCAGATCTTCCGCTTCTTCACCCAGGCCGATGTCGAGGTGCAGGACTGCTACCACGACAAATACGGCTCGGTGTTCAAGCCGACCGAGATCAAGATGATGCTGACCGCCTTCTCCAACATGGAGACGGTGCACATCGCCGCTTACTCGCACCTCTTGGACACGATCGGCATGCCCGAGAGTGAGTATAGCGCCTTCCTCCAGTACAAGGAGATGAAGGACAAGCACGACTATCTCTCGACCTTCGGGGTCGAGACCGACGCCGACATCGCCAAGACGCTCGCCATGTTCGGCGCCTTCACCGAGGGGCTGCAGCTGTTCGCCAGCTTCGCGATGCTGATGAACTTCCCGCGCTTCAACAAGATGAAGGGCATGGGGCAGATCGTCAGCTGGTCGGTCCGCGACGAATCGCTGCACTGCGAGGGCATCATCAAGCTCTTCCACACCTTCGTGAAGGAGCGCGACTGCCTCACCGCCGACGTCAAGGACGCGATCATCGACCAGTGCCAGAAGACGGTGCGGCTCGAGGACGCCTTCATCGACCTCGCCTTCGAGCAGGGCCCGGTCGAGGGCATGACCGCCAAGTCGATCAAGAAGTATGTCCGCTACATCGCCGACTGGCGCCTCGGGCAGCTGGGCTTCGCGCCCATCTACATGGTCGACGAGCACCCGCTCCCCTGGCTCGCCCCGCTCCTGAACGGGGTGGAACACGCCAACTTCTTCGAGCAGCGCGCGACGGAATATTCCAAGGCGGCCACCCGCGGGAACTGGAACGAGGTGTGGGACAATTTCGACCGCCGGCAGAAGGCCAAGGTCGCGAACGATGCGCCGGAGGCCGAGGCTGAAGGCGGGTTGTTCGACGCGGCGACGGTGGCGGCGGAGTAG
- a CDS encoding DUF2171 domain-containing protein, whose translation MADLSQINEHMEVIGADGVHLGTVDKVEGERIKLTKADSGMTHGDHHHYIPGGLVAGIEGDKVRLSANADVAAGLFEQEESGEPIG comes from the coding sequence ATGGCCGACCTCAGCCAGATCAACGAACATATGGAAGTCATCGGCGCCGACGGCGTGCACCTCGGCACCGTCGACAAGGTCGAGGGCGAGCGGATCAAGCTCACCAAGGCCGACAGCGGCATGACCCACGGCGACCACCACCACTATATCCCGGGCGGCCTGGTCGCCGGCATCGAGGGCGACAAGGTCCGCCTCAGCGCCAATGCCGATGTCGCCGCCGGCCTGTTCGAGCAGGAAGAATCGGGCGAGCCGATCGGCTGA